In Alosa sapidissima isolate fAloSap1 chromosome 11, fAloSap1.pri, whole genome shotgun sequence, a single window of DNA contains:
- the LOC121724161 gene encoding hepatic triacylglycerol lipase-like: MGVSSTLLLCGLLLIWGSADTLNGGGRSEAQSRLAEEVQTRFSVYRDGDSVDSLCAVTPLQEESLQSCSFNSSNPLVLIVHGWSLDGVMEDWVVRLAWALKAHLGEVNVLVCNWIPLAQRFYPVAARNARLVGQEVALLLEWLEDTAHISLRKVHLVGYSLGAHVAGFAGQFFNGSRRLGRITGLDPAGPMFEGMPAADRLSPDDAMFVDAIHTFTKSHVVLSVGIRQTVGHLDFYPNGGTLQPGCYLSDHISQHGLRGLSQAMKCAHERSVNLFIDSLLHEDQQITAFRCRDNGAFSQGLCLDCKRSRCSALGYGTHRGHSGTNKRFYLRTRSHMPYRVYHYQLRVQLVDQMKQSWASASVTLRGLQGESQELPLHLPSELSGNKTLSFLVTVESGMGQLEGLTLRWGPQGVLADMWQRMRTIMPWGGQQGQVLSVGRVRIKAGETQDKMWFCSAFQSDGVTRLQPWTDYTFDRCHTYTRQPKKSVSLLPLKPQRRLLQAALVHYTPPLAAAHAATTTNQEHPNDGMVEGTNQACPDDDVHDVMSQSGASR, encoded by the exons ATGGGGGTCTCCAGCACACTGTTGCTTTGTGGACTTCTCCTCATATGGGGCAGCGCTGACACACTGAATGGAG gCGGGAGGTCCGAGGCCCAGTCTCGGCTGGCCGAGGAGGTCCAGACTCGGTTCTCCGTGTATCGGGACGGGGACTCTGTGGACAGCCTGTGTGCTGTGACTCCACTGCAGGAGGAGTCTCTCCAGAGCTGCAGCTTCAACAGCTCCAACCCCCTGGTCCTCATCGTCCATGGCTGGTCT ctgGACGGCGTTATGGAAGACTGGGTGGTGAGGTTGGCGTGGGCACTGAAGGCCCACCTGGGCGAGGTGAATGTGCTGGTGTGTAACTGGATCCCATTGGCCCAGCGCTTCTACCCAGTTGCTGCCCGGAACGCACGACTGGTGGGCCAGGAAGTGGCGCTGCTGCTGGAGTGGCTGGAG gacACAGCCCACATCTCCCTGAGGAAGGTGCACCTGGTTGGATACAGCCTTGGGGCCCATGTGGCTGGCTTCGCTGGTCAGTTCTTCAATGGCTCCAGGAGGCTCGGCCGGATCACAG GTCTGGACCCTGCTGGGCCGATGTTTGAGGGCATGCCGGCTGCCGATAGGTTGTCCCCTGATGATGCCATGTTTGTGGACGCCATCCACACGTTCACCAAGAGCCACGTGGTGCTGAGTGTGGGCATCAGACAGACTGTGGGCCATCTGGACTTCTACCCTAACGGAGGCACCCTACAGCCAGGGTGTTACCTTAGTGACCACATCTCACAACACGGGCTCAGAG GACTGTCTCAAGCCATGAAGTGTGCCCACGAGCGCTCGGTCAACCTGTTCATCGACTCGCTCCTGCACGAGGACCAGCAGATCACAGCCTTCCGATGCCGTGACAACGGTGCCTTCAGCCAGGGCCTGTGCTTGGACTGCAAGAGGAGCCGCTGCAGCGCGCTGGGCTACGGAACGCACAGGGGCCACAGCGGAACCAACAAGAGGTTCTACCTCAGAACCCGCTCCCACATGCCCTACAGAG tgtaCCACTACCAACTCCGGGTCCAGCTCGTTGACCAGATGAAACAGTCGTGGGCCTCAGCGTCTGTCACCCTCAGAGGCCTGCAGGGGGAGAGCCAGGAATTGCCCCTCCACCT cccGTCGGAGCTGAGTGGGAACAAGACGCTGAGTTTCCTGGTGACAGTGGAGTCGGGCATGGGTCAGCTGGAGGGCCTGACGCTGCGCTGGGGACCGCAGGGCGTGCTGGCGGACATGTGGCAGAGGATGCGGACCATCATGCCCTGGGGCGGCCAGCAGGGCCAAGTGCTCAGTGTGGGGAGGGTGCGCATCAAGGCTGGAGAGACCCAGGACAA GATGTGGTTCTGCTCTGCCTTCCAATCTGATGGCGTGACCCGTCTGCAGCCCTGGACGGACTACACCTTTGACAGatgtcatacatacacacgccaGCCCAAGa AGTCCGTCTCTCTGTTGCCATTGAAACCTCAGCGGCGCCTCCTCCAGGCTGCTCTGGTGCACTACACCCCGCCCCTTGCTGCCGCTCACGCTGCCACCACAACCAACCAGGAGCATCCCAATGATGGGATGGTGGAAGGAACCAATCAGGCGTGTCCCGATGATGATGTTCATGATGTAATGAGCCAATCAGGCGCGTCCCGATGA
- the LOC121723405 gene encoding disintegrin and metalloproteinase domain-containing protein 10-like: protein MDVADMVIIKLICLLCFIKTNQGYYGNPLNKYIRHYEGLSYDTEEVHMQHQRAKRALDHEDRVLHLDFHAHGRHFNLRMKRDTKLFSHNFKVEMSGEEMDYDTSHIYTGEIYGEEGSLSHGSVVDGKFEGFVTTHRGTFYVEPAERYLQDKNVPFHSVIYHEDDINYPHKYGPQGGCADHSVFDRMKKYQSSGADEPINEQNELLEAEPGEGPVLLRKRRMAQPEKNTCQLFIQTDHLFYKYYKTREAVIAQISSHVKAIDAIYQGTDFMGIRNISFMVKRIRINTTSDERDKSNPFRFANIGVEKFLELNSEQNHDDYCLAYVFTDRDFDDGVLGLAWVGAPSGSSGGICEKSKLYSDGKKKSLNTGIITVQNYASHVPPKVSHITFAHEVGHNFGSPHDSGSECTPGESKSQEKKEKGNYIMYARATSGDKFNNNKFSECSVRNISQVLDKKRGNCFVESGQPICGNGLVEPGEECDCGYSDQCRDQCCYDANQPDNKKCKLKANKVCSPSQGPCCTAECTYKGRNEKCREESECAHQGMCNGVSAQCPTSEPKANFTACHGETQVCLNGGCSGSICEKYGLEVCTCASVDGKDETELCHVCCMEKMNPSTCSSTGSDRWVRFFNRKVTTLQAGSPCNDFKGYCDVFMKCRLVDADGPLARLKKAIFNPELYENIAEWIVAYWWAVLLMGIALIMLMAGFIKICSVHTPSSNPKLPPPKPLPGTLKRRRAQHASQQQHAHQNQHAHQNQHGHQNQHPRQNPRQPHAHPQRHHRQPRENYQMGQMRR from the exons GTTACTACGGCAACCCACTGAACAAGTACATCCGACACTATGAGGGCCTGTCCTACGACACTGAGGAGGTCCACATGCAACACCAGCGGGCCAAGAGGGCTTTGGACCACGAGGACCGGGTTCTCCACCTCGACTTCCACGCACACGGAAG GCATTTTAACCTGCGCATGAAGAGGGACACCAAACTCTTCTCCCACAACTTCAAGGTGGAGATGTCTGGAGAGGAGATGGACTATGACACCTCTCACATCTACACAGGGGAGATCTACG GTGAGGAAGGCAGCCTTAGCCATGGCTCGGTTGTGGATGGGAAGTTTGAGGGCTTCGTCACCACCCACCGCGGCACCTTCTACGTGGAGCCTGCAGAGAGGTACCTGCAGGACAAGAATGTCCCCTTCCACTCAGTCATCTACCACGAGGACGACATCA ATTACCCCCATAAGTATGGCCCTCAAGGCGGCTGTGCCGACCACAGCGTGTTCGACAGGATGAAGAAGTACCAGAGCTCTGGGGCAGATGAGCCCATCAAC GAGCAGAATGAGCTGCTGGAGGCGGAGCCTGGTGAGGGGCCCGTGCTGttaaggaagaggaggatggccCAGCCAGAGAAGAACACCTGCCAGCTCTTCATCCAGACAGACCACCTCTTCTACAAGTACTACAAGACCAGGGAGGCTGTCATCGCACAG ATCTCCAGCCACGTGAAGGCCATTGATGCCATCTACCAGGGCACCGACTTCATGGGCATCCGCAACATCAGCTTCATGGTCAAGAGGATACGG ATCAACACCACTAGCGATGAGCGGGACAAGTCCAACCCTTTCCGCTTCGCCAACATCGGTGTGGAGAAGTTCCTTGAGCTGAACTCCGAGCAGAACCATGACGACTACTGTCTGGCCTACGTCTTTACTGACCGTGATTTCGACGACGGGGTACTCGGCCTGGCCTGGGTTGGAGCtccctcag GCAGCTCGGGTGGGATCTGTGAGAAGAGTAAGCTGTACTCTGATGGGAAGAAGAAATCCTTGAACACGGGCATCATAACGGTGCAGAACTACGCCTCCCACGTCCCCCCAAAGGTCTCCCATATCACCTTCGCCCACGAGGTCGGACACAACTTCGGCTCGCCG catGACTCGGGGTCGGAGTGCACGCCGGGGGAGTCGAAGAGCcaagagaagaaggagaagggCAACTACATCATGTACGCGCGCGCCACCTCCGGAGACAagttcaacaacaacaagttctCAGAGTGCAGCGTGCGCAACATCAGCCAGGTGCTCGACAAGAAGAGGGGCAACTGCTTCGTGG agtctgGCCAGCCTATCTGTGGAAACGGCCTTGTTGAACCAGGAGAGGAGTGTGACTGTGGCTATAGTGACCAGTGTCGGGACCAGTGCTGCTATGATGCCAACCAGCCCGACAATAAGAAATGCAAACTGAAGGCTAATAAAGTCTGCAG TCCGAGCCAGGGTCCGTGCTGTACTGCCGAGTGTACGTACAAGGGGCGTAATGAGAAGTGCCGCGAGGAGTCCGAGTGTGCGCACCAGGGCATGTGCAATGGGGTTAGCGCCCAGTGCCCCACTTCCGAACCCAAAGCCAACTTCACCGCCTGCCACGGCGAGACGCAAGTCTGCCTCAATGGG gGCTGTTCGGGCTCCATCTGTGAGAAGTACGGACTGGAGGTCTGCACTTGTGCTAGTGTGGACGGCAAAGACGAGACTGAGCTGTGTCATGTCTGCTGCATGGAGAAGA TGAACCCAAGCACGTGCAGTAGTACGGGCTCGGATCGCTGGGTGCGCTTCTTCAACCGCAAGGTCACGACCTTGCAGGCCGGGTCGCCCTGTAACGACTTCAAGGGCTACTGTGACGTGTTCATGAAGTGCCGCCTGGTGGACGCTGATGGGCCCCTCGCCCGACTCAAGAAGGCCATCTTCAACCCCGAGCTCTACGAGAACATCGCCGAGTGGATAGTg GCGTACTGGTGGGCAGTTCTGCTGATGGGCATTGCTTTGATCATGCTGATGGCCGGTTTCATCAAGATCTGCAGCGTCCACACTCCCAGCAGCAACCCCAAACTTCCCCCACCCAAACCACTGCCCG GTACGCTGAAGCGGCGCAGAGCCCAGCACGccagccagcagcagcacgccCACCAGAACCAGCACGCCCACCAGAACCAGCACGGACATCAGAACCAGCACCCCCGACAGAACCCGCGGCAGCCGCACGCCCACCCCCAGCGCCACCACCGCCAGCCACGCGAGAACTACCAGATGGGACAGATGCGTCGCTGA